The Vespula vulgaris chromosome 3, iyVesVulg1.1, whole genome shotgun sequence DNA window AAGTGTTAGCAGTATCGGCTTGGTATTGTTTGCATACAATACAATCCATTTAAATACTATCCCGTCATAATTTTTAGGTGAAAAACTCCTATTTCATGCCCTAACACATTATACTTGCACACACATTCATTCATCTTAGGCACATTACATCCTTGAAATAAAGCACATCACAATCATGGTCAAGCTGATCTCAAAAGGTCTTCACGTAGAGTTTCTCGACCAGTATAATCATGGATAAAGATGTATAATAGCTATTGTGAGACGTTTTGATGAGAACAGCAGTTGATGAGAACTTGGCATGAGACTAATAGGagttacatatgtattacaAATATGCTCATGTAGCGTAACGCTTGGTCCATAGCCGTGCTATGCGATCGTGTTCTTCTCTGTTTTGTAAATATTGTGTTGCTATACTACCCACTAAAGGATCAgctgtaaaagaaaattttattaagcgTTAGCTTACAGACCactcgttgaaaatatttactaactactattataaaatgttgTACCTGGATTACAGTCTGTGAGAAGGGAGCATATAGAAAGTAACACTTTTGAAATTGTAAGTGCAGGAGACCAATTGTCTTTCAATATGTCCAAACAGATCACTCCTTGACTGTTGATATTGCAGTGATAAATACGTGTTCGGAATGTGACCTACAAAAAGGTAATATTAATGTGTATCTTataaacattaaaattatatttacaaaataaacaaCGTTGTATTTTGAAAGCTTTGATATCTAATATACCTTTGGAGGTTTAAAGGGGTATTCTGGAGAAAAGTGTATGTCAAGAAAAAATACACCTCCTTCGTATACAGAACCTGGAGGACCCAATATCGTAGATACCCACTCATACAAATTATCTCCTTTTGGCCCTGCACTGTAAAAACAAACGATaagattgtaaaaaagaaatttatataccaTAAttaccaaaagtaaataatggCAGCGCATACTAATTACGATAACAACAAACCTGCAATTTGGAGGTGGGTCTAATGTGATTTCAGCCAATTCTTTCTGTATCctgcgataaaaatattaaacaaataaaaataattataaatggaTACAACTGCCAAAGTAAACGTTAAATGATAAATCAAAAAAGTTTGGTACCTTTTAGCAGAAGTTCCTAGAGCTTTCGACATCTTTGGATTTGGCTtggtttctttgttttctggCTTATTGTCTGCCAACGATGAACCACGACCTCTTCCGGTTCCACTTGACCCTGCCCCAGACGACATGTTT harbors:
- the LOC127062822 gene encoding ubiquitin-conjugating enzyme E2 E1 isoform X1, with the protein product MVLCFKIDARPYPSSSSRLCVISVCYRFGDRNMSSGAGSSGTGRGRGSSLADNKPENKETKPNPKMSKALGTSAKRIQKELAEITLDPPPNCSAGPKGDNLYEWVSTILGPPGSVYEGGVFFLDIHFSPEYPFKPPKVTFRTRIYHCNINSQGVICLDILKDNWSPALTISKVLLSICSLLTDCNPADPLVGSIATQYLQNREEHDRIARLWTKRYAT
- the LOC127062822 gene encoding ubiquitin-conjugating enzyme E2-24 kDa isoform X2: MSSGAGSSGTGRGRGSSLADNKPENKETKPNPKMSKALGTSAKRIQKELAEITLDPPPNCSAGPKGDNLYEWVSTILGPPGSVYEGGVFFLDIHFSPEYPFKPPKVTFRTRIYHCNINSQGVICLDILKDNWSPALTISKVLLSICSLLTDCNPADPLVGSIATQYLQNREEHDRIARLWTKRYAT